One segment of Cardiocondyla obscurior isolate alpha-2009 linkage group LG15, Cobs3.1, whole genome shotgun sequence DNA contains the following:
- the LOC139108497 gene encoding uncharacterized protein, whose protein sequence is MFHEVRRCTKSVCLSGTTCKFVHLNQDEVDEINHHHVRPMTETAFCELKRLAYLLRETYPPDQRPHTCTKTLLGECMWECLSCENGTFPKDNTPRCNFCQVQHFKGIQALICGHSFCTPCMKVIPFAMQGQVPKHLCTVCKQWKVQINLYTD, encoded by the exons ATGTTCCACGAGGTCCGGCGGTGTACAAAGTCGGTGTGCCTGTCAGGAACGACGTGCAAATTCGTCCACCTCAACCAGGATGAGGTGGATGAAATTAATCATCATCATGTGCGGCCGATGACGGAAACGGCGTTTTGCGAACTAAAACGCCTAGCGTACCTGTTACGCGAAACGTACCCGCCGGATCAGAGGCCTCACACGTGCACAAAGACTTTACTCGGAGAGTGCATGTGGGAGTGCCTCTCTTGCGAGAATGGAACATTTccca agGATAACACGCCGAGATGCAACTTCTGTCAGGTGCAGCATTTCAAAGGGATCCAGGCCCTAATTTGCGGTCACTCcttttgcacaccgtgcatgAAAGTGATACCATTTGCCATGCAGGGCCAAGTGCCCAAACATctctgcacggtgtgcaaacaGTGGAAGGTGCAGATCAatctat acaCTGACTAA